A genomic window from Silene latifolia isolate original U9 population chromosome Y, ASM4854445v1, whole genome shotgun sequence includes:
- the LOC141628842 gene encoding uncharacterized protein LOC141628842 codes for MFSRGDLHSVRLLLRAFETFFGSSGLKMNNGKSNIYSNGVSDEIMKSIEDASGVKRGGIPFRYLGVKIEPKRLGILDCQCLVDKVTERIARLGAKHLYYAGRLTLIKSVLSTLHNYWARIFILPKTVINSIDALFRALLWHGQEQKHSPALVSWNQICKPRRKGGLGLKLLHQWNVAMVGKYVWWVEQKTDHLWVKWVHSIYIKNINWRDYEPTLTTSWAWRRIFAVKTQLKPWLCDEAWRDSGSAYAVKFGYNWLVDAGPDVAWYPWRQNRIMLPKHNFFIWLVAHKRLLTQDRLMKMHITQSNRCYLCDADEEELNHLFFNYPFSRQFVRLLEDWLNICLPCQGVIDWWLAIREHSLVKKQVVAAAVAHLMYLIWQARNRCRIESVIPLHVLIIKQVKDLIQWRLRCGHMRIGSRRAENWVNSLCQNL; via the coding sequence ATGTTCAGTAGAGGTGACCTGCATTCTGTTAGACTCTTGCTCAGGGCTTTTGAGACCTTTTTTGGCTCTTCTGGTCTTAAAATGAACAATGGCAAGTCTAATATTTATAGTAATGGGGTGAGTGATGAAATCATGAAAAGTATTGAGGATGCTTCTGGTGTGAAAAGAGGGGGGATCCCTTTTAGATATTTGGGGGTTAAAATTGAACCTAAACGTCTGGGAATCCTTGACTGCCAGTGCTTGGTGGATAAGGTGACTGAAAGGATTGCTAGATTAGGGGCTAAACACCTTTATTATGCTGGGAGACTTACTCTCATTAAATCAGTGTTAAGTACCCTTCATAATTATTGGGCTAGGATTTTCATACTTCCCAAAACAGTTATTAATAGCATTGATGCTCTCTTTAGAGCCTTGCTTTGGCATGGCCAGGAACAAAAACATTCCCCTGCTCTTGTTTCTTGGAACCAGATTTGCAAACCAAGAAGGAAAGGTGGCTTGGGGCTGAAACTTTTGCATCAGTGGAATGTAGCTATGGTAGGTAAATATGTGTGGTGGGTTGAACAAAAAACTGATCATTTATGGGTGAAGTGGGTGCATTCTATTTATATAAAGAATATTAATTGGAGAGATTATGAACCTACTCTCACTACCAGCTGGGCATGGCGAAGAATATTTGCAGTGAAAACTCAATTAAAACCGTGGTTATGTGATGAAGCTTGGAGAGATAGTGGGTCTGCTTATGCAGTTAAATTTGGTTATAATTGGCTTGTTGATGCAGGCCCTGATGTGGCCTGGTACCCATGGAGACAGAACAGGATCATGCTACCTAAGCACAATTTTTTCATATGGCTGGTGGCTCATAAACGGTTGCTCACACAGGATAGGTTAATGAAAATGCATATCACTCAGAGTAACAGGTGCTATCTTTGTGATGCTGATGAGGAAGAGCTGAATCACTTGTTTTTCAATTATCCTTTTAGCAGGCAGTTTGTGAGGTTGCTTGAAGACTGGCTGAATATTTGTTTGCCTTGCCAGGGGGTAATTGATTGGTGGCTAGCAATTAGGGAGCATTCCCTGGTGAAGAAACAGGTTGTGGCAGCTGCTGTTGCACATTTAATGTACTTGATCTGGCAAGCTCGTAATAGATGTAGGATTGAGTCTGTAATTCCTCTCCATGTTCTGATTATAAAACAGGTGAAGGATTTGATACAATGGAGACTAAGATGTGGTCATATGAGAATTGGTTCTAGGAGAGCTGAGAATTGGGTAAATAGCTTGTGTCAAAACTTGTAA